One region of Pseudomonas alvandae genomic DNA includes:
- a CDS encoding helix-turn-helix domain-containing protein: MFAEVRTFHDPQQHAGSILGWQQVYDQLGRGCLSSELRQVCAERFQIFQEVLDKRVVQRGSAPKGRLCIALSLGNAPVVQGHQVGAHSVVLLRDGEDFVLHAPEGTHFFAANVDTVRFAKLAAYELPDQQLKRLKSVSQISVDEAVLSRVQQQIQPLFRHLLEQADAVNPVMEKILEDVLLNAFLDLFCHASDEARGRRGNVAVNAYLVKRCQEMVMASTEVPLSILDLCEQLRVSRRTLQNSFQAVTGMRPVEYLRNLRLNAVRRRLISTRAAALNVSEIAVAMGFFHLSHFAAHYRALFGESPSDTPRAPA; this comes from the coding sequence ATGTTTGCCGAAGTCCGTACTTTCCATGATCCCCAGCAGCACGCCGGTTCGATCCTGGGCTGGCAGCAGGTCTACGACCAACTGGGCCGTGGCTGCCTGTCCAGCGAATTGCGGCAGGTGTGCGCCGAGCGCTTCCAGATCTTCCAGGAGGTGCTGGACAAGCGCGTGGTGCAACGCGGCAGCGCGCCGAAAGGGCGCTTGTGCATTGCCCTGTCGCTGGGCAACGCGCCGGTGGTCCAGGGGCACCAGGTCGGCGCCCATAGTGTCGTGCTGTTGCGCGATGGCGAGGATTTTGTCTTGCACGCCCCGGAAGGCACGCACTTCTTCGCGGCCAACGTCGACACGGTGCGTTTCGCCAAGCTGGCGGCGTATGAATTGCCGGACCAGCAGCTCAAGCGCTTGAAGAGCGTTTCGCAAATCAGCGTGGATGAAGCGGTGCTGTCGAGGGTCCAGCAGCAGATCCAACCGCTGTTTCGTCACCTTTTGGAACAAGCGGACGCGGTCAATCCGGTCATGGAAAAAATCCTCGAAGACGTGCTGCTCAATGCGTTCCTCGATCTGTTCTGCCACGCCTCGGACGAGGCGCGTGGACGTCGCGGCAACGTTGCCGTCAATGCCTACCTGGTCAAGCGCTGCCAGGAAATGGTCATGGCCAGCACCGAAGTACCGTTGAGCATCCTGGACCTGTGCGAGCAACTGCGCGTGAGCCGCCGGACCCTGCAGAACAGCTTCCAGGCCGTCACCGGTATGCGTCCGGTGGAGTACCTGCGCAACCTGCGGCTCAACGCCGTGCGTCGACGGTTGATCAGCACCCGTGCGGCCGCACTGAATGTCAGCGAGATCGCCGTGGCGATGGGTTTTTTCCACCTGAGTCACTTCGCCGCCCATTACCGGGCACTGTTTGGTGAGTCGCCGTCCGATACGCCTCGGGCACCAGCTTGA
- a CDS encoding 2-keto-4-pentenoate hydratase, with amino-acid sequence MRREDDLLVRLHDAGRTAHPLPSLAPEAYDVSAGYALQREALRRRQAVGDRLTGWKVAFAGRAAQERFGIDEPVLGALTDAMALQPGGTVPLARLIQPKLEIELAFVLGRALVPGFYSDEDILAAISEIAPAFEIADCRWQGWRFGVGAFLADNAAAGLYCLGLRVRFTPDQLSQVNYRLECDGAACGEGNVLAREDTPVANLCWLVRRLLADGQCVEAGQVVLSGSLLAPLDIKTAEYRLHMLGMELALFFQR; translated from the coding sequence ATGAGGCGCGAAGACGATCTATTGGTGCGGCTTCATGACGCCGGGCGGACCGCACACCCGTTACCGTCGTTGGCGCCAGAGGCTTACGACGTGTCGGCGGGTTATGCCTTGCAGCGCGAGGCATTGCGCCGGCGCCAGGCCGTTGGCGACCGGTTGACGGGGTGGAAAGTCGCCTTTGCCGGCCGCGCGGCGCAGGAGCGTTTTGGCATTGACGAACCAGTGTTGGGCGCGTTGACCGACGCCATGGCCTTGCAGCCCGGCGGTACGGTGCCGCTTGCACGGTTGATCCAGCCGAAGCTGGAAATCGAACTGGCGTTTGTCCTGGGGCGCGCGCTGGTGCCGGGTTTCTATAGCGATGAGGATATTCTCGCCGCCATCTCCGAGATCGCGCCGGCATTCGAAATTGCCGATTGCCGGTGGCAGGGCTGGCGTTTCGGCGTCGGGGCGTTTCTCGCCGACAATGCCGCCGCGGGGCTTTATTGCCTGGGGCTACGGGTGAGGTTCACTCCTGATCAATTGTCCCAGGTGAATTATCGGTTGGAATGCGACGGGGCGGCGTGCGGCGAAGGAAACGTCCTGGCGCGCGAGGACACGCCGGTGGCGAACCTGTGTTGGTTGGTCCGGCGATTGCTGGCGGACGGGCAATGCGTTGAGGCGGGGCAGGTGGTGCTTTCCGGGTCGTTATTGGCACCGTTGGACATCAAGACCGCTGAATACCGCTTGCACATGCTTGGCATGGAACTGGCTTTGTTTTTCCAGCGATAA
- a CDS encoding bifunctional 3-(3-hydroxy-phenyl)propionate/3-hydroxycinnamic acid hydroxylase: protein MKQDKTQVVIVGGGPNGITAAHYMGLYGIDCIVLELAEGILPYPRAVGMDDEALRVLQGIGIAELAARDMICNVPLRYYNARGVCFAEVKPSTAHYGWPMRNIFMQQLLEGTLREQLGRHSGVELRQGHEMLELEQDEQGVTLQVRDAQGELYQLQAQYVIGADGGRSSVRKKLGIELLGLTHPRKWVVVDTANDTLDAPYTALHADPQRPFVCIYLPYQQRRWEFMLLEGEDEVLMCEETTIRTLIRGHIGDAVDQLEIIRIRAYTHNSRVAARFVEGRVALVGDAAHISPPWAGQGLNSGLRDVVNVAWKLAAILQRRASPSILGSYDQERRGHATDLIALADNMGAVLGLTNPLMAGVRDWLFQAVNSVDNLRSHLLEFKFKPKATITKGLVYHERAELHEDDLVGQLFIQPAVEDAQGQRRHLDEVLGHSYAVLGYRVNPAAHLGEDTAAYWARWGTRFIQINRSRSGVGRNQPLSASGAICIEDVDNRLGEWFTKVRDCIVVVRPDRFVAAITTPERLDGVLRKLAEQLS, encoded by the coding sequence ATGAAGCAGGACAAAACCCAGGTCGTCATCGTGGGCGGCGGCCCGAACGGGATCACGGCGGCGCATTACATGGGGCTGTACGGCATCGACTGCATCGTCCTCGAATTGGCCGAGGGCATCCTGCCGTATCCCCGGGCGGTGGGCATGGACGACGAAGCGCTGCGCGTGCTGCAAGGCATCGGCATCGCGGAGCTGGCTGCGCGGGACATGATCTGCAACGTGCCGCTGCGTTACTACAACGCACGCGGTGTGTGCTTTGCCGAGGTCAAGCCGAGCACGGCCCACTACGGCTGGCCGATGCGCAACATCTTCATGCAGCAGTTGCTTGAAGGGACTTTGCGCGAGCAGTTGGGCAGGCATTCGGGTGTCGAGTTGCGCCAAGGCCATGAAATGCTTGAGCTGGAACAGGACGAGCAGGGCGTGACCTTGCAGGTGCGCGATGCCCAGGGTGAGCTGTATCAGCTGCAGGCGCAGTATGTGATCGGCGCCGACGGCGGGCGTTCCAGCGTGCGCAAGAAACTCGGCATCGAGCTGCTGGGGCTGACCCATCCGCGCAAATGGGTGGTGGTCGACACCGCCAACGACACCCTGGATGCGCCTTATACGGCCTTGCACGCCGATCCCCAGCGGCCTTTCGTCTGCATCTATTTGCCGTACCAGCAGCGGCGCTGGGAGTTCATGCTGCTGGAAGGCGAGGACGAGGTCCTCATGTGCGAAGAGACGACGATCCGCACGTTGATCCGGGGCCACATCGGCGATGCGGTCGATCAATTGGAAATCATTCGGATCCGCGCCTACACCCACAATTCCCGGGTGGCGGCGCGTTTCGTCGAAGGTCGCGTGGCCTTGGTGGGCGACGCGGCGCACATCTCCCCGCCGTGGGCCGGGCAGGGGCTCAATTCGGGGCTGCGGGACGTGGTCAACGTGGCGTGGAAGCTGGCGGCGATTCTCCAGCGCCGGGCGTCGCCGTCGATCCTCGGCAGCTACGACCAGGAGCGTCGCGGCCATGCCACGGATCTCATTGCGCTGGCCGACAACATGGGCGCGGTGTTGGGGCTGACCAACCCGCTGATGGCCGGCGTGCGGGACTGGCTGTTCCAGGCCGTGAACAGCGTCGACAACCTTCGCTCGCACTTGCTCGAATTCAAATTCAAACCCAAGGCGACCATCACCAAGGGTCTGGTCTATCACGAGCGTGCCGAGCTGCACGAGGATGATCTGGTCGGGCAACTGTTCATCCAGCCGGCCGTGGAAGACGCCCAGGGACAGCGCCGGCATCTGGACGAAGTGCTGGGACACTCGTACGCGGTGCTCGGTTATCGGGTCAATCCCGCGGCGCACCTGGGTGAAGACACCGCCGCCTACTGGGCGCGCTGGGGTACGCGCTTCATCCAGATCAATCGCTCGCGCAGCGGTGTGGGGCGCAACCAACCCTTGTCGGCCAGCGGCGCCATCTGCATCGAAGACGTCGACAATCGCCTGGGCGAGTGGTTTACCAAGGTGCGTGATTGCATCGTGGTAGTGCGGCCGGATCGGTTTGTCGCGGCGATCACCACGCCGGAGAGGCTCGACGGTGTCTTGCGCAAGTTGGCGGAGCAATTGTCATGA
- a CDS encoding alpha/beta fold hydrolase has protein sequence MSENSQFFTNRSGMRLHYLRWGNPSGVPVLLLHGLRSYAQTWAPLADALGERYCCLALDQRGRGQSDWAEASSYRTDAYVSDLEDWVAHLGLERFVLVGHSLGGTNALEYARLNPGRLHALVIEDIGPGSSIRGEGAERIRREMSQTPLVFPDWDSAAQFWRQSRPGLSDDGLASRLTYSMKQTPEGIVWRHDQKGIAEARLSITPTDLWPAVRALDCPTLFIRGTRSDFLPSATLEAMREANAQVQTAEIADASHYVHDDQSEVFNQVVADYLRGQLLQLQQ, from the coding sequence ATGTCCGAAAACAGCCAGTTTTTCACCAACCGATCGGGGATGCGCCTGCATTACCTGCGCTGGGGCAACCCATCCGGCGTTCCGGTCTTGCTGCTGCACGGGCTGCGTTCCTATGCCCAGACCTGGGCGCCCCTGGCCGATGCGCTGGGCGAGCGTTATTGCTGCCTCGCCCTGGACCAGCGCGGCCGTGGCCAGAGTGATTGGGCCGAGGCTTCCAGCTATCGCACCGACGCCTATGTGAGCGACCTGGAAGACTGGGTCGCGCACCTGGGGCTGGAGCGTTTTGTCCTGGTGGGGCATTCCCTCGGCGGCACCAACGCCCTGGAATACGCCCGGCTCAATCCCGGACGGCTGCATGCGTTGGTGATCGAGGACATCGGCCCCGGCTCGTCGATCCGCGGCGAGGGCGCCGAGCGCATCCGCCGGGAGATGAGCCAGACGCCGCTGGTCTTTCCAGACTGGGACAGCGCCGCGCAATTCTGGCGGCAATCGCGACCGGGCTTGTCGGACGACGGCCTGGCGTCGCGGTTGACCTATTCCATGAAGCAAACGCCGGAAGGCATCGTATGGCGTCACGACCAGAAAGGCATCGCCGAGGCGCGCCTGAGCATTACGCCGACTGACTTGTGGCCAGCGGTGCGGGCGCTGGATTGCCCGACGCTGTTCATTCGTGGCACGCGTTCGGATTTTCTCCCATCGGCAACCCTGGAGGCGATGCGGGAGGCCAATGCGCAGGTGCAGACAGCGGAAATCGCCGACGCCAGCCATTATGTTCATGACGACCAGAGCGAAGTGTTCAACCAGGTCGTCGCGGATTACCTGCGCGGCCAACTCTTGCAATTACAACAATAA
- a CDS encoding amino acid synthesis family protein yields MKTANFASYHIRKWYSFVEETLANETGQLADGEPLFKYAIGAVIANPYAGRFSESLAELVEPSPLLGQEFGRRIRVMAGQREIVSYGKACLVGSQGEYEHGNALLTNPAADPIRVALGGGKSWVPSTGKRGGPGVTIDVPLAHKDALYVRSHYDSISLSFGDGPAADELVIIWAFATRGRLHARLGGLQAADVKGNDGLY; encoded by the coding sequence ATGAAAACCGCGAATTTCGCCAGCTATCACATCCGCAAATGGTACAGCTTCGTCGAGGAAACCCTGGCCAACGAAACCGGCCAGTTGGCCGATGGCGAGCCGCTGTTCAAGTACGCCATTGGTGCGGTGATCGCCAACCCGTATGCCGGACGCTTCAGCGAAAGCCTGGCGGAGCTGGTCGAGCCTTCGCCGTTGTTGGGCCAGGAGTTTGGCCGACGCATTCGGGTAATGGCTGGGCAGCGCGAGATCGTCAGCTACGGCAAAGCGTGCCTGGTGGGTAGCCAGGGCGAATACGAGCATGGCAATGCGTTGCTGACCAACCCGGCGGCGGATCCGATCCGGGTTGCGCTGGGCGGCGGCAAGTCCTGGGTGCCGTCCACCGGCAAGCGTGGCGGGCCTGGCGTGACCATCGACGTGCCGCTGGCCCACAAGGACGCGCTGTATGTCCGTTCCCACTACGACAGCATTTCGTTGTCGTTCGGCGACGGTCCGGCGGCGGACGAATTGGTCATCATCTGGGCCTTCGCCACGCGTGGGCGGTTGCACGCGCGCCTGGGCGGCTTGCAGGCGGCGGACGTCAAGGGCAATGACGGCCTGTACTGA
- a CDS encoding VOC family protein, translating to MKVEVVRTHLSLFVSDPEVSARWYADVLGMHESARGESWIMMAFGAKHHDIALIRAEPGAHQGGLGLQHYGLEIAGDMTTLRKLYGMLLSKGVEVVKITDHEIGNGVYFNDPDGNRMEFFLESEHDDARGKARFKAAGAPSRHFDLDPL from the coding sequence ATGAAAGTCGAAGTCGTTCGTACTCATCTGTCGCTGTTCGTCAGCGACCCTGAAGTGTCGGCACGTTGGTACGCCGACGTGCTGGGCATGCATGAAAGCGCCCGGGGTGAAAGCTGGATCATGATGGCGTTCGGTGCCAAGCACCACGACATCGCCTTGATCCGCGCAGAACCCGGCGCCCACCAGGGCGGCCTGGGGTTGCAGCACTACGGGCTGGAGATCGCCGGGGACATGACCACCTTGCGCAAGCTCTACGGCATGTTGCTGAGCAAGGGCGTCGAGGTGGTGAAGATCACCGATCACGAGATCGGCAACGGGGTGTATTTCAACGACCCCGATGGCAACCGCATGGAATTCTTCCTCGAGTCCGAACACGACGACGCGCGCGGCAAGGCTCGCTTCAAGGCCGCTGGCGCCCCCAGCCGGCATTTCGATCTCGATCCACTTTGA
- a CDS encoding YCF48-related protein, whose translation MSNGTLLVATVGQAIIRSADDGRTWHRLGLGQDLEFDAITRSLSVHPDTPEVIYAGTDIGLCVSRDTGGHWQQVGSPFNGQTVWKVAVDPQDAQRIFVGTGAPSRAVLWRTLDGGESWDRAPVEIPEFCDGVSRPRLLAFAYDPTDRNQLWFGLEEGGLFHSRDGGDSWTRVDDRLLWDFNSDVHNILVLPNHGQKVIVVVCVNAVYRSLDEGQTWTGIIARETFGLYYVRAMNAPLGSEDTLYLSISDGTPGTTSKVLVSRDAAISWEVLPLPQQPNSCVWAIALNPANPRQIVAGTKYGHLFTSENGGDGWQKQWREFSEIADVLWTPAVAQIKSGHQSIVKKN comes from the coding sequence ATGAGTAACGGAACCCTTTTGGTCGCCACCGTGGGGCAGGCGATCATCCGCAGTGCCGACGATGGCCGCACCTGGCATCGCCTGGGTCTGGGCCAGGACCTGGAATTCGATGCGATCACCCGGTCCCTGAGTGTCCATCCCGATACGCCTGAAGTGATCTATGCCGGCACCGATATCGGCCTGTGCGTCAGCCGCGATACCGGCGGCCATTGGCAGCAGGTGGGTTCGCCATTCAACGGGCAGACCGTCTGGAAAGTCGCGGTGGATCCCCAGGATGCCCAGCGCATTTTTGTCGGCACCGGCGCGCCTTCCCGCGCCGTGCTGTGGCGCACCCTCGACGGCGGCGAAAGCTGGGATCGTGCCCCGGTGGAGATCCCGGAGTTCTGCGACGGCGTCAGCCGGCCGCGCTTGCTGGCCTTCGCCTACGACCCGACGGATCGCAACCAGCTCTGGTTCGGCCTGGAAGAGGGTGGGTTGTTCCACAGTCGCGACGGAGGCGATAGCTGGACCCGTGTCGATGACCGCTTGCTGTGGGACTTCAATTCGGACGTGCACAACATCCTGGTGCTGCCCAACCACGGGCAAAAAGTCATCGTGGTGGTGTGCGTCAACGCGGTCTACCGCAGCCTCGACGAAGGCCAGACCTGGACCGGCATTATCGCCCGGGAAACCTTCGGCCTGTATTACGTACGGGCCATGAACGCGCCGTTGGGCAGCGAAGACACCCTCTACCTGAGCATCTCCGACGGCACCCCGGGCACCACCAGCAAAGTCCTGGTGTCCAGGGACGCTGCCATCAGTTGGGAAGTGCTGCCGCTGCCGCAGCAGCCCAACTCGTGTGTCTGGGCGATTGCCTTGAACCCGGCCAATCCTCGGCAGATTGTCGCCGGCACCAAGTACGGCCACCTGTTCACTTCCGAGAACGGCGGCGACGGCTGGCAGAAGCAGTGGCGTGAATTCAGCGAAATCGCTGATGTGCTCTGGACGCCCGCCGTGGCGCAGATCAAGTCCGGGCATCAATCCATTGTCAAGAAGAACTGA
- a CDS encoding SDR family NAD(P)-dependent oxidoreductase yields MDLELKGRVAIVTGGGMGIGKEVARFLSQEGCKVVICARRMEYLQQAAEEITAQTGNEVLPLFCDTNQMTAVSDMVEAAHQHFGRIDILVNGAAAPSGVVRNDIEHAGDDELLSDLNTKVIGYFRCAKAVTPHMKAGGFGRIINIGGLTGRGSKVLSGMRNLAIAHMTKTLSDQLGPAGITVNLIHPGVVDTPHIQELYEREGVKQGKTPAQVEQGYIDATPIRRTLAPIEMGWLIGFLASPKAGAVTGESIGIDGGLTRGIFI; encoded by the coding sequence ATGGATCTGGAATTGAAGGGCCGCGTCGCGATCGTCACCGGCGGTGGCATGGGCATCGGCAAGGAAGTCGCGCGCTTCCTGTCCCAGGAAGGCTGCAAGGTGGTGATCTGCGCGCGGCGCATGGAATACCTCCAGCAGGCCGCCGAGGAAATCACTGCGCAAACCGGCAACGAGGTATTGCCGCTGTTCTGTGACACCAACCAGATGACGGCGGTGTCCGACATGGTCGAGGCCGCTCACCAGCACTTCGGTCGCATCGACATTCTGGTCAACGGCGCCGCCGCCCCGTCAGGTGTGGTGCGCAACGACATCGAACATGCCGGCGATGATGAATTGCTCTCGGACCTCAACACCAAAGTGATCGGCTATTTCCGCTGCGCCAAGGCCGTGACCCCGCACATGAAGGCTGGTGGCTTCGGACGGATCATCAACATCGGTGGCCTGACCGGGCGCGGCAGCAAGGTCCTCTCGGGCATGCGCAACCTGGCCATCGCCCACATGACCAAGACCCTCTCCGATCAACTCGGCCCCGCCGGCATCACCGTCAACCTGATCCACCCCGGCGTGGTCGACACCCCGCACATCCAGGAGTTGTATGAACGCGAAGGCGTCAAGCAGGGCAAGACGCCCGCGCAGGTGGAGCAGGGCTACATCGACGCGACGCCGATCCGGCGCACCCTGGCGCCCATCGAAATGGGTTGGCTGATCGGCTTCCTCGCATCCCCCAAGGCCGGCGCCGTGACCGGGGAGTCCATTGGCATCGATGGCGGCTTGACCCGCGGCATCTTCATTTGA
- a CDS encoding aldehyde dehydrogenase family protein, which yields MNQIQLLPAVEQFLSQPGRLFIGGTWQDAADGRRFAVENPATEDTLTEVAAGGERDVDAAVAAARVAFTGAWAQHSPAQRGVLLFRLAELLDQHREELAQLITLENGKPIATARGEAASAANIIRYFAGWPTKIEGSTLPVSPASGAPMLNYTLREPVGVCALIVPWNFPLTMCVWKLGPALATGCVAVLKPAEQTPLVAIRLVQLIEAAGFPAGVVNLLTGLGAQTGAPLAQHPDVDKIAFTGSTQVGRLIAQAATGNMKKVSLELGGKSPNIILPDADIVRAAKGAADGIFYNQGQVCTAGSRLYVHASVLDQVLEELQRHAAAHVLGPGLDQASSMGPLVSARQLGTVRGYLQRGQEEGAELICGGDRPAHLERGHFIRPSVFLDRAERACVAREEIFGPVLTVMSWTDIDELVLRANDSPYGLAAGLWTRDLRSAHRVAAQLKAGSVWINCWNVVDPASPFGGYKQSGWGREMSKNVIDAYTETKSVFVDLA from the coding sequence ATGAATCAGATTCAACTGTTACCTGCGGTCGAGCAGTTCCTGTCGCAACCCGGGCGCCTGTTTATCGGCGGCACGTGGCAGGACGCGGCCGATGGTCGCCGGTTTGCCGTGGAAAACCCGGCCACTGAAGACACCCTGACCGAGGTGGCCGCTGGCGGAGAGCGTGACGTGGATGCCGCTGTCGCCGCCGCCCGTGTGGCCTTCACCGGTGCCTGGGCGCAGCATTCGCCGGCCCAGCGTGGGGTGCTGTTGTTTCGCCTGGCGGAACTGCTCGACCAGCATCGCGAAGAACTGGCGCAACTGATCACCCTGGAAAACGGCAAGCCGATCGCGACAGCCCGGGGCGAAGCGGCCAGCGCCGCCAACATCATTCGCTACTTCGCCGGCTGGCCGACCAAGATCGAAGGCAGCACGTTGCCCGTATCGCCCGCCAGCGGCGCACCGATGCTCAACTACACCTTGCGCGAGCCGGTGGGCGTCTGCGCGCTGATCGTGCCGTGGAATTTCCCGCTGACCATGTGCGTGTGGAAGCTCGGCCCGGCGCTGGCGACCGGTTGTGTCGCGGTGCTCAAACCCGCCGAACAGACGCCGCTGGTCGCGATTCGCCTGGTGCAATTGATCGAGGCTGCGGGTTTCCCGGCCGGGGTAGTCAACCTGCTCACCGGCCTCGGCGCCCAGACCGGCGCACCGCTGGCCCAGCATCCGGACGTGGACAAGATCGCCTTCACCGGTTCGACCCAGGTGGGCCGGCTGATCGCCCAGGCGGCCACTGGCAACATGAAGAAGGTCTCGCTGGAGTTGGGCGGCAAGTCCCCCAACATCATCCTGCCGGACGCCGACATCGTCCGCGCCGCCAAGGGTGCCGCCGATGGCATCTTCTACAACCAGGGCCAGGTCTGCACCGCCGGATCACGCCTGTATGTGCATGCCAGCGTTCTCGACCAAGTACTTGAAGAACTCCAGCGCCATGCGGCCGCCCATGTGCTCGGGCCCGGCCTGGATCAAGCCAGCAGCATGGGCCCGCTGGTCTCGGCCCGGCAACTGGGCACGGTGCGCGGCTACTTGCAGCGGGGCCAGGAGGAAGGCGCGGAGCTGATTTGCGGCGGCGACCGACCGGCCCACCTTGAACGCGGCCACTTTATCCGCCCCAGCGTATTTCTCGACCGCGCCGAGCGCGCCTGTGTCGCCCGGGAAGAAATCTTCGGCCCGGTGCTGACCGTCATGAGCTGGACCGACATCGACGAACTGGTGCTGCGCGCCAACGATTCGCCTTACGGCCTGGCCGCCGGCCTGTGGACCCGTGACTTGCGTTCCGCCCACCGCGTGGCCGCGCAGTTGAAGGCCGGCTCGGTGTGGATCAACTGCTGGAACGTCGTCGACCCGGCTTCGCCATTCGGTGGCTACAAGCAATCCGGCTGGGGGCGGGAAATGAGCAAGAACGTGATCGATGCCTACACCGAAACCAAAAGTGTCTTCGTCGATCTGGCCTGA
- a CDS encoding acetolactate synthase large subunit, translating into MNGAQLIVKAAVASGIEYCFANPGTTEIPLVAAMASAPALKPVLSLFEGVCTGAADGYGRIAGKPAMTLTHLGPGFANGIANLHNARRANTPIVNVIGDHASWHVNYDPPLASDIQALAGSVSGWVRTSRTASAVGEDLQEAVRAAWQAKGQIASLILPMDLQANAVQHESAFTALQAPIRRFAGDRIEAVAQALRDGRRLVFIVGDQGLSVAGLEAAGRLAQLAGVRMFAETFPRMSYRGGGLPDLDRLPYFPEVAIEILDQYDAVVCAGVPEPISYFGYEGIASRLAERDRLLCLAEVGDDVAGALTALADALEAPAHVPTSMGIELPAAEAELTPQSVGQVLAASLPDDSIVSVEGGTCGYPFFTASAQAARHRVLTNTGGAIGQGIPVGFGAAMAERGNKVFCLQSDGSAQYTIQTLWSIAREQLPVVILIAANHRYAILQNELRRFGMTELGPEALSLTVLDRPRIDWKALARGYGLPASTVHTNGELQRALANAKADGGPCLIEMAL; encoded by the coding sequence ATGAATGGTGCGCAACTGATAGTGAAGGCGGCGGTGGCGAGCGGTATCGAATACTGCTTCGCCAATCCCGGGACGACCGAAATTCCCCTGGTGGCGGCCATGGCCAGCGCGCCAGCTCTCAAGCCGGTGTTGTCGTTGTTCGAGGGGGTCTGCACCGGCGCCGCCGACGGCTACGGGCGCATTGCCGGCAAGCCGGCGATGACCCTGACGCACCTGGGGCCAGGCTTCGCCAATGGCATTGCCAACCTGCACAACGCCCGTCGCGCCAACACCCCGATTGTCAATGTCATCGGCGATCACGCGTCCTGGCACGTCAACTACGATCCGCCGCTGGCCAGTGATATCCAGGCGCTGGCGGGCAGTGTTTCCGGCTGGGTACGTACTTCGCGCACGGCCTCTGCCGTCGGGGAGGATTTGCAAGAGGCGGTGCGTGCGGCCTGGCAAGCCAAGGGCCAGATCGCCAGCCTGATCCTGCCCATGGACCTGCAAGCCAATGCCGTGCAACACGAAAGCGCGTTCACAGCGTTGCAGGCGCCGATCCGGCGCTTTGCCGGTGACCGGATCGAGGCGGTCGCCCAGGCCCTGCGTGATGGCCGGCGCCTGGTATTTATCGTCGGCGACCAAGGCTTGTCCGTCGCAGGCCTGGAAGCGGCGGGGCGCCTGGCCCAGTTGGCGGGCGTGCGGATGTTCGCCGAGACCTTCCCGCGCATGAGTTATCGCGGTGGCGGCCTGCCGGACCTGGATCGCCTGCCGTACTTCCCCGAAGTGGCCATCGAGATCCTCGACCAATACGACGCGGTGGTGTGCGCCGGCGTCCCCGAACCCATCAGCTATTTCGGCTACGAAGGCATTGCCTCCCGGCTGGCCGAGCGTGATCGCCTGCTGTGTTTGGCCGAGGTGGGAGACGACGTGGCCGGGGCGCTCACCGCGTTGGCCGATGCGCTTGAGGCGCCGGCCCATGTGCCCACGTCGATGGGCATTGAATTGCCTGCCGCCGAGGCTGAACTGACGCCGCAGTCGGTAGGGCAGGTACTGGCCGCCTCGTTGCCGGACGACAGCATCGTTTCGGTGGAAGGCGGGACGTGCGGCTACCCGTTCTTCACCGCCTCGGCCCAAGCCGCGCGCCATCGGGTCTTGACCAACACCGGCGGGGCCATCGGCCAGGGCATCCCGGTGGGCTTTGGCGCCGCGATGGCCGAGCGTGGCAATAAGGTGTTCTGCCTGCAATCGGACGGCAGTGCGCAATACACCATCCAGACTTTGTGGAGCATCGCCCGGGAGCAATTGCCGGTGGTGATCCTGATCGCGGCCAACCACCGCTACGCCATCTTGCAGAACGAACTGCGCCGCTTCGGCATGACCGAGTTGGGCCCCGAAGCCCTGAGCCTGACGGTGCTGGATCGCCCACGCATTGATTGGAAAGCCCTGGCGAGAGGCTACGGCTTGCCGGCCAGCACCGTGCACACCAACGGCGAGTTGCAGCGCGCCTTGGCCAACGCCAAGGCCGACGGTGGTCCTTGCCTGATTGAAATGGCGCTGTGA